A genome region from Mastacembelus armatus chromosome 8, fMasArm1.2, whole genome shotgun sequence includes the following:
- the LOC113141062 gene encoding interferon-induced very large GTPase 1-like isoform X6, producing the protein MEVENQTAAGGGESEITPTAVTDDRVDELEESDDKPKSDSMNEPEAAQPQQTDGNTGGESEATSRPSASHEPAGDADGVTDVKTESSTDISDRPAEESETLMETSPTSQSVSTNTNKKIPELTLALVGDTNSIEIGSKNILLDNDEQTNVEQFSSRLYDLCGRHISVINMLGPQNIDQFPLNRGIHAFLLLIPNGLHHSHYSSVQWLENTFGKRCLSYVMTVLTHKPDENCENALTELRSNSSLVEKRHHTCTKSVTDENELIVLLEKLDLMVSENDPPCYSRLMFDENKEQKKLLQHKTSEDQRINSSVFQQHQTVEEMEQSLEISEEINRKKQNQRETETLLSRLHLPHKHQHKLSPADFLKIGPPVKQDHETTERDLAHTFVKRLMMLDYRARYIPVRQDTSQPDPVCDTDDIDDNDLDDFLFSTSVDSDQSKQTHIHPMDVQMAAFHCSDSFLKQKMITKLSQCQYALPLLVPDPVTADIECPLWTFRQIIKTWKGTQTKDNTTTVTMKSLPIYKAQTPMVAFFRLGSLSVSKSQLINTLINSCHSTFFHRNCPGSTKSRHLMDGVVEIAWYCPAGKPNDAFTDCITFCNLHGDALLTEKQRHILTEKSSVTVVLVPTLDKSQKSTSVITDLYKSQKPLIILIADSDCGAVEKKRTYKIGLKDRSQSDVSEELKRIIGKILSGPHKSFQLETMTKVSGVRVDEEDKVCQKGKNAAMEIMNLFQGMDVSKIKDKFLPCQGELWHDWCRINKEQYHLRGNIEKEKCAKQQQLMQIRQKQCTVSCGQLMKLFIKSLSSFSPTENEYFLKWTQILIDAVSTDDLASILQSYDEKWSEVLALKRKHDKSDQLTSKQAELEQISKKLQSATFGLEHIFREMGQIYEAHKSLQEPTNWLQSDWSKYPELAAELMISGDPMELMDGDAGHVPLTWISSLLDQVIRKLGDKRVFVLSVLGVQSSGKSTMLNAMFGLQFAVSSGRCTKGAFMQLVKLSEEIKKDFQCDYILVVDTEGLRALELAGNTTLHHDNELATFVVGLGNMTLINIFGENPAEMQDVLQIVVQAFMRMKKVKLSPSCVFVHQNVTDVAAAEKNMHGRRCLLEKLDQMAQLAAKEEVCDAKCFSDIIAFDVQKDVKYFAQLWEGSPPMAPPNPDYSDKVQELKAIILFKASQSAGVTLSQFKAKIRDLWNALLNEHFVFSFKNTLEIAVYRKLEVQYGNWTWALRSHMLTIENQLYPRIENGKLDKVELNDLFKETNETYTEIKKEMTVYFENDTDKEMLVQWRGRFENKIKEFHEDLVSDGKIKLDEVLQQKIACKKVEEKKEFEKKLLQKSKELAHQLKDKAKDEEELKKHFDSVWSVWVQELTADTKPIAVINVVNDQVVILQELGFEWEHINESKTSGKYKDITRLGDYSDYVSFTKHKDDCDSSQQSQNKQMGKDRKQGTVEKMVEFVSETGTKITSYFKSLQHEDQEAIRSLTDYVEKQSLNVIKNKPVATRGYRSTYLQEVANNVKEKVAEFESKVKYALKKEFTVDLILYVFHRAEPWLSEAHRKYKANNDVVIYVENKKTQYCNIFRSFCKGNSSAVVLGELICEKLKVSAVQAVCNKTAIDLAGEMKCTFPAFNGNRLNLEKHVLKSLAEEEDFNGFINYIRQPKSQVETFIRAEVKKYIFTEHKDKALDILRKNVDVINKLVSQALFTATHRVKTQRGDTDRWMEEFSSLLKDDLTFETICCQNFSDIENFDFLKKAIERRLVFIIQEMKNLSVDKINESRQKPDQILIDQLCKCCWVTCPFCAAVCTNTLENHSPDDHNVPFHRSTAVNGFHYRHTVMLSVEFCTTNVASDGSFYPNINREETFPFKLYRTAGPKYANWRITPDESKLSYWKWFVCRFEKDIEHYYGLKFEGRGEIPCEWRNYTKEEAIKSLDEMCDL; encoded by the exons atggaggtggagaaccaaacagctgcaggaggaggagagagtgaaATCACACCCACAGCAGTTACAGATGACAGAG TAGATGAGTTGGAGGAAAGTGACGACAAACCCAAG TCTGATTCAATGAATGAACCTGAAGCTGCACAACCACAGCAGACTGATGGAAACACAGGAGGAGAATCTGAAGCCACATCTAGACCATCTGCATCACATGAGCCAG CAGGAGACGCTGATGGAGTCACAGACGTTAAGACTGAAAGCAGCACTGACATTAGTGATCGACCTGCAGAGGAGAGTGAAACACTGATGGAGACAAGTCCAACATCTCAGAGTGTTTCTACAAACACCAACAAAA AGATCCCTGAGCTCACACTGGCGTTGGTTGGTGACACAAACTCTATAGAGATTGgatcaaaaaacattttacttgaCAATGATGAACAAACAAATGTGGAACAGTTTTCATCCAGACTGTATGATTTGTGTGGCCGCCACATCTCTGTCATTAACATGCTCGGTCCACAAAACATTGACCAATTCCCATTAAATCGGGGGATTCATGCCTTTCTCTTACTGATACCAAATGGTCTGCATCACAGCCATTACAGCTCAGTGCAGTGGTTAGAAAACACTTTTGGGAAAAGATGCCTTTCTTATGTGATGACAGTTTTGACTCATAAACCagatgaaaactgtgaaaatgccTTGACAGAGCTGAGGTCCAACAGTAGTTTGGTTGAAAAAAGACACCACACATGTACAAAAAGTGTGACGGATGAAAACGAGCTGATAGTTCTGTTGGAAAAACTCGACCTCATGGTCTCTGAAAACGATCCACCCTGCTACAGTAGACTGATgtttgatgaaaacaaagagcagaaaaaactGCTGCAACACAAAACCAGTGAAGACCAAAGGATCAAttcctcagtgtttcagcaaCATCAAACAG TAGAAGAGATGGAG CAGTCATTGGAGATTTCTGAAGAAATcaacaggaagaaacaaaatCAGAGAGAAACTGAAACTCTGCTCAGCAGACTtcaccttccacacaaacatcagCACAAGTTGTCTCCAGCAGACTTTCTTAAAATAGGCCCCCCTGTTAAACAGGACCATGAGACAACTGAGAGAGATCTAGCTCATACTTTTGTTAAGAGGCTGATGATGTTAGACTACAGAGCCAGATATATTCCTGTAAGACAGGACACTTCACAGCCTGATCCAGTCTGTGACACTGACGACATTGATGACAACGACCTAgatgattttcttttcagcaccaGTGTAGACTCTGATCAGTCCAAACAGACTCACATCCATCCGATGGACGTTCAAATGGCAGCATTTCACTGCTCAGACAGCTTCCTTAAGCAGAAAATGATTACAAAACTATCACAGTGTCAGTACGCCTTACCTTTACTTGTTCCTGACCCAGTCACAGCAGATATCGAGTGTCCTCTGTGGACATTCAgacaaataattaaaacatggaAGGGAACTCAAACCAAAGACAACACAACCACTGTCACCATGAAGAGTTTGCCCATCTACAAAGCTCAGACACCCATGGTGGCTTTTTTCCGCCTGGGTTCATTATCGGTGTCTAAATCTCAGCTGATAAACACTTTGATCAACTCATGTCACAGCACCTTCTTCCACAGAAACTGTCCAGGTAGCACCAAATCTCGCCATCTGATGGATGGTGTTGTAGAGATTGCCTGGTACTGTCCTGCTGGAAAACCCAACGATGCCTTCACTGACTGCATCACCTTCTGTAACCTCCATGGTGATGCTCTGTTGACTGAGAAACAGCGCCACATACTGACTGAAAAATCTTCAGTCACTGTTGTTCTTGTTCCAACTTTGGATAAAAGTCAGAAAAGCACTTCGGTCATCACAGACCTGTACAAATCTCAGAAGCCTCTCATTATTCTCATTGCTGATAGTGACTGTGGTGCAGTTGAAAAGAAGAGGACATACAAAATCGGTCTAAAGGACCGAAGTCAGTCAGATGTTTCTGAAGAACTGAAAAGAATCATTGGGAAGATTTTGTCTGGACCACATAAATCCTTCCAGCTTGAAACCATGACCAAGGTCTCTGGAGTCAGAGTGGACGAAGAAGACAAAGTCTgccaaaaagggaaaaatgctGCAATGGAAATCATGAATTTATTTCAGGGGATGGATGTTTCAAAAATCAAAGATAAATTCCTCCCCTGTCAAGGTGAACTGTGGCATGACTGGTGCAGAATAAACAAAGAACAGTATCACCTCAGAGGAAACATCGAGAAGGAGAAATGTGCAAAGCAACAGCAACTGATGCAAATACGACAAAAACAATGCACTGTCTCCTGTGGTCAACTGATGAAGCTGTTCATTAAAAGCCTCTCATCATTCTCACCAACAGAAAACGAGTATTTCCTGAAATGGACTCAGATCCTGATAGATGCTGTCTCAACAGACGATCTCGCTTCAATTCTCCAAAGCTATGATGAAAAGTGGTCAGAGGTCTTGGCTCTGAAGAGGAAACATGACAAATCTGATCAGTTAACAAGCAAACAAGCAGAGCTTGAACAAATATCCAAAAAACTGCAGTCAGCGACTTTTGGCCTGGAGCACATCTTTAGAGAAATGGGACAGATCTATGAAGCCCATAAATCTCTGCAGGAACCAACAAACTGGCTTCAGTCTGACTGGTCCAAATATCCTGAGCTGGCTGCAGAGCTGATGATATCAGGAGACCCGATGGAGCTGATGGATGGAGATGCAGGTCATGTGCCTTTAACATGGATCTCTAGCCTTTTAGATCAAGTCATCAGGAAACTGGGCGACAAGAGGGTTTTCGTGTTGTCAGTTTTGGGCGTCCAAAGCAGTGGAAAGTCAACCATGCTGAATGCCATGTTTGGACTGCAGTTTGCAGTGAGCTCTGGCAGGTGCACCAAAGGTGCCTTCATGCAGCTGGTCAAACTGTCAGAGGAGATCAAGAAAGACTTCCAGTGTGACTACATCCTAGTGGTGGACACTGAAGGACTGCGTGCTCTTGAGCTGGCAGGTAACACCACTCTTCACCATGACAATGAACTGGCAACATTTGTTGTTGGTCTGGGAAACATGACACTGATCAACATCTTTGGAGAGAATCCAGCTGAGATGCAGGATGTTCTGCAGATTGTTGTTCAGGCTTTCATGCGGATGAAGAAAGTGAAACTTTCTCcaagttgtgtgtttgttcaccAGAATGTTACAGATgttgcagctgcagagaaaaacatgcatgGAAGGAGATGTCTACTAGAAAAACTGGACCAGATGGCCCAACTAGCAGCCAAAGAGGAGGTTTGTGATGCCAAGTGTTTCAGTGACATCATTGCATTTGATGTGCAAAAAGATGTGAAATACTTTGCCCAACTGTGGGAGGGAAGTCCACCAATGGCTCCTCCAAATCCAGATTATAGTGACAAGGTCCAAGAGCTAAAGGCCATAATCCTCTTTAAAGCTTCCCAGTCAGCTGGAGTGACTCTCTCACAGTTTAAAGCCAAAATCCGGGACCTGTGGAATGCCCTGTTGAATGAacactttgttttcagcttcaaaaacacactggaaattgcagtgtacagaaaactTGAGGTCCAGTACGGGAACTGGACCTGGGCCTTGAGAAGCCACATGTTGACCATTGAAAACCAGCTTTACCCCAGAATTGAAAATGGAAAACTTGACAAGGTTGAACTAAATGatctttttaaagaaacaaacgAAACCTACACAGAAATCAAAAAAGAGATGACAGTGTACTTTGAGAatgacacagacaaagaaatgttGGTTCAGTGGCGAGGCCgatttgaaaacaaaatcaaggaGTTTCATGAAGACCTGGTGAGTGACGGGAAAATAAAACTGGATGAAGTTCTCCAGCAGAAGATTGCTTGTAAAAAggtagaagaaaagaaagagtttgagaagaagctgctgcagaagaGCAAAGAGCTCGCTCATCAGTTAAAGGACAAAGCcaaagatgaagaggaacttAAAAAACACTTTGACTCTGTTTGGAGTGTCTGGGTTCAGGAACTAACTGCAGATACAAAACCTATTGCTGTCATCAACGTGGTCAATGACCAGGTCGTCATCCTTCAAGAGCTCGGATTTGAATGGGAACATATCAATGAATCTAAAACAAGTGGCAAATACAAAGACATAACAAGACTTGGGGATTACAGTGATTATGTGTCCTTCACCAAACACAAAGACGACTGTGACAGTAGCCAACAAtctcaaaacaaacagatgggAAAGGACAGGAAGCAGGGGACAGTTGAAAAAATGGTTGAATTTGTTTCAGAAACAGGTACAAAAATCACAAGTTACTTCAAGTCTCTTCAGCATGAAGACCAAGAGGCCATCAGATCCCTGACTGACTATGTTGAAAAACAGTCTCTTAATGTAATTAAGAACAAACCTGTAGCTACAAGAGGATACAGATCCACTTACTTACAAGAAGTGGCCAACAATGTGAAAGAAAAGGTGGCAGAATTTGAGTCAAAGGTGAAATATGCTCTGAAGAAGGAGTTTACAGTTGAtctcatactgtatgtgtttcacAGAGCTGAGCCTTGGCTTTCAGAGGCCCACAGGAAATACAAAGCAAACAATGATGTTGTCATCTAtgtggaaaacaagaaaacacaatattGCAACATTTTCAGAAGCTTCTGCAAAGGAAACTCATCAGCTGTTGTGCTTGGAGAACTGATCTGTGAAAAACTGAAGGTCTCTGCTGTTCAGGCTGTCTGCAACAAGACTGCCATTGATCTGGCTGGAGAGATGAAGTGCACTTTCCCAGCATTCAATGGGAACAGGCTGAACTTGGAGAAACATGTGTTGAAGTCACTGGCAGAGGAAGAGGACTTCAATGGTTTCATCAACTACATCCGACAACCAAAGAGCCAGGTAGAGACTTTTATACGAGCAGAAGTAAAGAAATACATCTTCACAGAGCACAAAGATAAAGCGCTGGATATACTCAGGAAAAATGTTGACGTCATCAATAAACTTGTGAGTCAGGCTTTAttcactgcaacacacagagtcaaaactcagagaggagacacagacaggtggaTGGAGGAATTTTCCAGTTTGCTAAAAGATGATCTGACATTTGAGACCATTTGCTGTCAAAACTTCAGTGACATAGAAAATTTTGACTTTCTGAAAAAAGCGATTGAGAGACGCCTTGTATTTATCATTCAAGAGATGAAGAACCTCTCAGTGGATAAGATCAATGAATCCAGGCAGAAGCCTGATCAGATCCTCATTGATCAGCTGTGTAAATGCTGCTGGGTGACTTGTCCtttctgtgcagctgtttgtaCCAACACTCTGGAAAATCACAGTCCTGATGATCACAATGTTCCTTTTCACCGCTCCACTGCAGTCAATGGTTTCcattacagacacacagtgatgcTGTCTGTTGAGTTCTGCACAACAAATGTTGCAAGTGATGGAAGTTTCTACCCTAACATAAATAGAGAGGAGACTTTTCCATTTAAACTGTACCGAACTGCTGGACCAAAGTATGCTAACTGGAGAATTACTCCTGATGAGTCTAAACTGTCGTACTGGAAATGGTTTGTGTGTCGATTTGAAAAGGACATTGAACATTACTATGGTCTAAAGTTTGAGGGCAGAGGAGAAATTCCCTGCGAGTGGAGAAACTACACAAAAGAAGAAGCTATTAAAAGTCTGGATGAAATGTGTGATCTGTGA